The Nitrospirota bacterium genome has a window encoding:
- the mtnP gene encoding S-methyl-5'-thioadenosine phosphorylase, which produces MRRQGPGTRADIGIIGGSGLYDIEGLRKVKELAVKTPFGAPSDKLILGELDGIRIAFLSRHGRGHRINPSEINYRANIYALKSLGVSRVISVSAVGSMKESIKPGDVVLPDQFIDLTKRRVSTFFEGGIVAHVAFGDPVCASLGAALLEATRAVGATVHQGGVYLCIEGPQFSTKGESRLYRQWGASVIGMTNLPEAKLAREAELCYATVALATDYDCWHETEEAVTVEGILATLRQNVMLAKQLLRTVMPAVAAVTSCRCQRALQDAIITAPDRMPVALRRKLALLIDRAVPVKKGTR; this is translated from the coding sequence ATGAGACGACAGGGACCGGGTACGCGCGCAGACATCGGGATCATTGGCGGTAGCGGGCTCTACGATATCGAAGGGCTTCGGAAGGTGAAGGAGCTCGCAGTCAAAACCCCCTTCGGGGCTCCCTCCGACAAGTTGATCCTCGGCGAGCTGGACGGAATTCGTATTGCGTTTCTCTCACGGCATGGACGAGGCCATCGGATCAATCCGTCCGAAATCAACTACCGCGCGAATATCTATGCCTTGAAGTCGCTCGGGGTGAGTCGGGTGATTTCTGTGAGTGCCGTTGGGAGTATGAAGGAGTCGATCAAGCCGGGAGACGTGGTGCTGCCCGATCAATTCATCGATCTTACCAAGCGGCGGGTGTCGACCTTCTTTGAGGGAGGAATTGTCGCGCATGTGGCGTTTGGCGATCCAGTCTGTGCCTCGCTTGGTGCGGCATTGCTGGAGGCGACCCGCGCGGTTGGCGCCACGGTGCATCAGGGAGGTGTCTACCTGTGCATCGAAGGGCCGCAATTCTCGACGAAAGGGGAGTCCAGGCTGTATCGTCAGTGGGGTGCGAGCGTCATCGGCATGACGAATCTTCCTGAGGCCAAGCTGGCACGCGAGGCAGAGCTCTGTTATGCCACAGTGGCCTTGGCGACCGATTACGATTGTTGGCATGAGACGGAAGAGGCCGTCACCGTCGAAGGCATCCTGGCGACGCTCCGCCAGAATGTCATGCTGGCCAAGCAACTGTTGCGGACGGTGATGCCTGCGGTGGCAGCCGTCACATCGTGCCGCTGTCAACGCGCGTTGCAGGATGCCATTATTACGGCGCCAGATCGGATGCCGGTCGCGCTCAGGAGGAAGCTGGCTTTATTGATAGATCGGGCTGTTCCAGTGAAGAAAGGAACTCGGTGA
- a CDS encoding PfkB family carbohydrate kinase, protein MGKLLVVGSVALDTVKTPFGEVSEVLGGSATYFSTAASYFTSVDLIAVVGEDFPPQHLAFLKSRGIDVTGLERRPGETFRWKGEYTHQLNEAHTLDTKLNVFETFRPKIPEAYRSPDLLFLGNIDPELQLDVLQKLPRPPLVACDTMNFWINGKREALWRVLEKVDILIINDGEARALGEHTNLVKVAQKILARGPKHLIIKRGEYGVLMFNQKQVFGAPAFPLEDVRDPTGAGDTFAGGFLGYLTATGNRSVEAFKQAIIFGSVMASFTVEAFSLDRLRILDYKEVQDRFRAFKQLTHFEDIS, encoded by the coding sequence ATGGGGAAGTTGCTTGTGGTCGGGTCGGTCGCGCTTGATACGGTGAAGACACCCTTCGGAGAAGTCAGTGAGGTTCTGGGAGGGTCGGCCACCTATTTTTCGACGGCGGCCAGTTACTTTACCAGCGTGGATCTTATCGCTGTTGTGGGGGAAGACTTTCCTCCGCAGCATCTGGCGTTCCTCAAGAGCCGTGGTATCGATGTGACGGGGTTGGAGCGGCGGCCGGGAGAGACCTTTCGCTGGAAGGGGGAATACACACATCAGCTGAACGAAGCGCATACGCTCGACACGAAGCTCAACGTCTTCGAAACGTTTCGCCCCAAGATCCCTGAGGCCTACCGATCCCCGGATCTTTTATTCTTGGGCAACATCGATCCCGAGCTCCAGTTGGATGTCTTGCAGAAACTTCCGCGTCCGCCCCTCGTCGCGTGCGATACGATGAATTTCTGGATCAACGGCAAGCGGGAGGCGCTGTGGCGGGTCTTGGAGAAGGTCGATATCCTCATCATTAACGATGGGGAGGCTCGGGCACTCGGCGAACATACGAATCTTGTGAAGGTTGCACAGAAAATACTGGCACGCGGGCCCAAGCATCTCATCATCAAGCGTGGGGAATATGGGGTCTTGATGTTCAATCAGAAGCAGGTGTTTGGAGCTCCGGCCTTTCCGCTTGAAGATGTGCGCGATCCAACCGGTGCAGGGGATACCTTTGCCGGCGGATTTTTGGGCTATCTGACGGCGACCGGCAATCGCTCGGTCGAGGCGTTCAAACAGGCTATTATCTTCGGAAGCGTGATGGCGTCATTTACCGTAGAAGCCTTTAGTCTTGACCGTTTGCGAATCCTGGACTACAAAGAGGTGCAAGACCGTTTTCGAGCCTTTAAGCAGTTGACCCATTTCGAGGACATTTCGTGA
- a CDS encoding carbamoyltransferase C-terminal domain-containing protein, whose translation MLILGLSNMRDAAAALVENGRVIAAAEEERFVRVKHVTALPVQAIRYCLRTAGVRLCDVDAVAVPWKYWQVGRRGALAFGAMIRSPQLCWVKGKRSTERLTQEWQELFFLRRYLTRLIDGTTCPEPVFLDHHLCHAASSVLVSPFDRAAVLIVDGASEAHTTMLARADGPDIRVLQRVSLPHSAGQFYAAMTAYLGFKPDHDEYIVMGLAAYGEPRFAAVLREQVLRLLPDGGFELNTKIFDFHLARQRMFSPAILRLLGPNRQPDDEVTQRHRDVAASAQMVLEETVLHLARHLQRLTGLDRLCLAGGVAYNCVANSRLWREAGFNEIYIPSAAGDSGAAMGAALWLTHRRGALTERMVMRSASWGPEFTEQECLAALEQAGLSAEHLPDDQLCEKVAGELANGRLVCWFQGRMEWGPRGLGNRSLLADPRREDMRELINAKVKLREPFRPFAPSVLEEKASEYFDLPSPSPFMLLTVPVLPSAKGLIPAVVHVDGSARVQTVDAISNPRYRLLLEAFGRRTGIPVLLNTSFNVNEPIVCTPEEAVDCFLRTDVEWLVLGNLLVGRPTAVKGEA comes from the coding sequence ATGCTGATACTCGGGCTCTCGAACATGCGGGATGCTGCTGCGGCGCTGGTCGAGAATGGCCGAGTCATTGCCGCGGCAGAAGAAGAACGGTTCGTCCGGGTGAAACATGTCACGGCACTGCCAGTGCAGGCCATTCGTTATTGTCTCCGTACGGCTGGTGTGCGGTTGTGTGATGTCGATGCGGTGGCAGTACCGTGGAAGTATTGGCAAGTCGGTCGGCGGGGAGCTCTGGCCTTTGGGGCGATGATCCGGTCGCCGCAACTCTGTTGGGTGAAGGGCAAGCGGAGCACAGAACGGCTGACTCAGGAGTGGCAGGAGCTTTTCTTCCTTCGTCGCTACCTCACCAGGCTGATTGACGGAACCACCTGTCCCGAGCCTGTCTTTCTGGACCATCATCTCTGTCACGCTGCCAGCTCAGTTCTTGTTTCCCCGTTTGACCGCGCGGCCGTGCTCATCGTGGATGGGGCGTCGGAAGCCCATACCACCATGCTGGCGCGGGCCGACGGCCCGGATATTCGAGTGCTACAACGGGTATCCCTTCCCCATTCGGCAGGACAGTTCTACGCGGCCATGACCGCGTATCTGGGATTCAAGCCGGATCACGATGAATACATTGTGATGGGGTTGGCGGCGTACGGCGAGCCCCGATTCGCAGCGGTTCTCCGGGAACAGGTCCTCCGTCTTCTCCCCGATGGCGGGTTTGAGTTGAACACGAAGATCTTCGATTTTCACCTGGCCCGGCAGCGGATGTTTTCTCCCGCCATCCTTCGACTGTTAGGGCCCAATAGGCAGCCAGACGACGAGGTCACGCAGCGGCATCGAGATGTAGCAGCCAGCGCACAGATGGTTCTGGAAGAGACGGTGCTCCATCTCGCCCGCCATCTGCAGCGCCTGACCGGTCTCGATCGGCTCTGCCTCGCTGGAGGCGTGGCCTATAATTGTGTCGCCAACAGTCGCCTGTGGCGGGAGGCTGGATTCAACGAGATCTATATCCCTTCGGCGGCGGGGGATTCCGGGGCTGCCATGGGGGCGGCTCTGTGGCTGACTCACCGGCGCGGAGCGTTGACCGAGCGCATGGTCATGCGATCTGCTTCCTGGGGACCGGAGTTCACCGAGCAGGAGTGCCTGGCTGCGCTCGAACAGGCCGGGCTGTCAGCCGAACATCTTCCCGACGATCAACTCTGTGAGAAGGTGGCGGGTGAGCTGGCGAATGGTCGGCTCGTCTGTTGGTTTCAAGGTCGAATGGAATGGGGGCCGCGCGGGTTGGGCAATCGCAGTCTGCTGGCCGATCCCCGCCGCGAGGATATGCGGGAGTTGATCAATGCCAAGGTGAAGCTTCGGGAGCCCTTTCGACCCTTTGCTCCGTCGGTCCTTGAGGAGAAGGCCTCGGAGTATTTCGATCTGCCGTCGCCCTCACCCTTCATGTTGTTGACGGTTCCGGTCCTCCCATCGGCGAAAGGCCTGATCCCTGCCGTCGTCCATGTCGATGGTTCGGCGCGGGTTCAAACGGTGGATGCGATATCCAATCCGCGATATCGTTTGCTCCTGGAAGCGTTTGGTCGTCGGACGGGAATCCCCGTACTTCTGAATACCTCGTTCAACGTCAATGAACCCATCGTCTGCACTCCGGAGGAGGCGGTCGATTGCTTCCTCCGCACGGACGTGGAGTGGCTGGTGTTAGGCAATCTATTGGTCGGCCGCCCCACAGCCGTGAAGGGTGAAGCGTGA
- a CDS encoding tetratricopeptide repeat protein: MQKSKGYYQEGIASLEYDQQKAYVSFQKALKLDPGNKEARYGLGHILAVQGKLPQAEEELRAATALDENYSEAYTYLGQVLQKQGRWKDAIASFHQALANPVYTTPDLARFHLGRSLAHEGDYQGAMEAFEDALVVSPPNVPPALLNLELGRAYHKLGFEQRSKDTLIKVTTLDKGGEYAAAAKELLTRLKP; encoded by the coding sequence ATGCAGAAATCAAAAGGCTATTACCAGGAAGGTATCGCGAGCCTGGAATATGATCAGCAGAAGGCCTATGTATCGTTTCAGAAGGCGTTGAAGCTGGACCCTGGTAACAAGGAAGCGCGATATGGGCTCGGCCATATTTTGGCGGTGCAGGGGAAATTGCCTCAAGCGGAAGAAGAGCTCAGGGCTGCGACAGCGCTTGATGAGAATTACTCAGAGGCCTACACCTATCTCGGTCAGGTCCTGCAGAAGCAGGGGCGATGGAAGGACGCGATTGCATCGTTTCATCAGGCATTAGCCAATCCCGTCTATACGACCCCGGATCTGGCCCGATTCCATCTCGGTCGGTCGCTGGCTCACGAGGGCGACTATCAAGGCGCGATGGAAGCGTTCGAAGATGCTTTAGTGGTCAGTCCGCCGAATGTTCCCCCCGCCTTGTTAAATTTGGAGCTGGGACGGGCCTATCACAAACTTGGATTCGAGCAGCGTTCGAAGGACACGCTGATCAAGGTGACGACGCTCGATAAGGGCGGCGAGTATGCCGCAGCCGCGAAAGAACTGCTGACACGGCTCAAGCCGTAG
- a CDS encoding glycosyltransferase family 2 protein — MSLRNDFGSIEWSIIIPAHNEAARILPYLQSITSYMEEREKPYEVLVVDDGSTDATATLVETAASSLPHIQLIRTPERQGKGAAVRRGMQAATGQLQLFADADGATPIQELARLEQALASGADLAIGSRALASRLPDYAVQARFVRTISGNLFNFIVRQCGLRGITDTQCGFKLFRRPVAIDLFGVSSIDGYGFDLELLYVAQQRGYSIAEIPVNWSDQPGSKVRVLRDGLAMLRELAVIRRNWAKGSYSSQAQNFQPATVGHLELPPQ; from the coding sequence GTGTCATTACGAAACGACTTCGGCTCCATCGAGTGGTCGATCATCATCCCTGCCCATAACGAAGCGGCTCGCATCCTTCCCTATCTCCAAAGCATCACGTCATACATGGAAGAGCGAGAAAAGCCCTACGAAGTCCTCGTGGTTGACGACGGCAGTACCGATGCCACCGCCACTCTGGTTGAGACCGCGGCCTCTTCCCTCCCGCACATTCAGTTAATCCGGACCCCAGAACGGCAAGGGAAAGGGGCCGCCGTGCGACGGGGCATGCAAGCCGCGACCGGACAGCTCCAACTGTTTGCCGATGCCGATGGGGCCACGCCGATTCAGGAACTCGCCCGGCTCGAACAGGCCCTGGCAAGCGGTGCCGATCTGGCTATCGGATCGCGTGCGCTGGCTTCCCGATTGCCAGACTATGCAGTCCAGGCCCGCTTCGTTCGAACTATTTCTGGCAACCTGTTCAATTTCATCGTACGACAATGCGGCCTCAGAGGAATCACCGATACGCAATGCGGATTCAAGCTGTTCCGTCGACCGGTGGCCATCGACCTCTTTGGCGTCTCCTCCATCGATGGTTATGGCTTCGATCTCGAACTGCTCTACGTGGCGCAACAACGAGGATACAGCATCGCAGAGATTCCGGTGAATTGGTCGGATCAGCCAGGTTCGAAAGTCCGCGTCCTCAGAGACGGCCTCGCCATGCTACGCGAATTGGCTGTAATCAGACGGAATTGGGCCAAGGGCTCCTATTCCTCTCAGGCGCAGAATTTCCAGCCAGCTACAGTCGGCCACCTCGAACTCCCTCCTCAATAA
- a CDS encoding c-type cytochrome translates to MGYFSKFLGISAALMMLSVSVVGAEEREPLKPRVPADQMSDAKAMKNPVAATPENIAKGKALFEGKGTCFNCHGKEGNGQGPAGAILNPSPRDFTNCKFHKKRKDGELFWVIKNGSAGTGMVSLIPAAINEEEAWMIINYERSFCKGE, encoded by the coding sequence ATGGGGTATTTCTCTAAGTTCCTGGGAATCAGCGCAGCGCTGATGATGTTGTCGGTCTCAGTGGTCGGAGCCGAGGAGCGCGAGCCGCTGAAGCCCCGCGTTCCGGCGGATCAGATGAGCGATGCAAAGGCGATGAAGAATCCAGTTGCCGCGACTCCTGAGAATATCGCCAAAGGGAAGGCATTGTTCGAGGGGAAGGGCACCTGCTTCAATTGTCATGGCAAAGAAGGAAATGGCCAGGGCCCGGCCGGTGCGATTTTGAACCCGAGCCCCCGCGATTTCACGAACTGCAAGTTCCACAAGAAGCGGAAAGACGGAGAGCTCTTCTGGGTGATCAAGAACGGCAGCGCAGGAACAGGGATGGTCTCCCTGATCCCGGCCGCGATCAACGAGGAAGAAGCCTGGATGATCATCAACTACGAGCGGAGCTTCTGCAAAGGCGAGTAA
- a CDS encoding DUF4115 domain-containing protein, giving the protein MESIGEFFKQVRETKGLTIDEVAAKTRIRTDFVKALEDGNFAKLPDQVFARGFVRSYARSLGLDEEDAIHRFVQSAGAFYDKQIERERLKVRQAEEERKRQSNRKAVAVAIGIAIFTLIFLLSREQSSLLVRRSSSDLPASSSKRTIQPAQETQALPPPSPQAEAVSPSAAKAKSGESPLVPAKTGTGSTVGPVAGAVPLTSSMPESTAPAPSSLGSDGPLGGISLEGTGTTDGQLVLDLEATELSWVVVQIDGGSPQEALLRPGEKGRWKGQDQFILTLGNAGGVKAELNGKPQKPFGPSGKVARDIVVKR; this is encoded by the coding sequence ATGGAATCGATCGGCGAATTTTTCAAACAGGTGCGAGAGACCAAGGGGCTCACAATCGACGAGGTCGCGGCCAAAACGCGAATTCGAACCGATTTTGTGAAGGCGTTGGAAGATGGGAATTTTGCCAAGCTGCCCGATCAGGTGTTTGCGCGAGGTTTTGTCCGGTCCTATGCCAGATCTCTCGGCCTCGATGAAGAGGATGCGATCCACCGATTTGTGCAATCGGCTGGCGCTTTTTACGACAAGCAAATCGAACGAGAGCGGTTGAAAGTCCGGCAGGCGGAAGAAGAGCGGAAGCGGCAATCGAATCGAAAGGCCGTCGCGGTTGCTATCGGCATTGCGATTTTCACGCTCATTTTTCTCTTGAGCCGTGAGCAGTCGTCGCTTCTGGTGCGCCGTTCGAGCTCAGATCTTCCGGCTTCTTCCTCCAAGCGGACGATTCAACCGGCTCAGGAAACTCAGGCCCTGCCACCGCCAAGCCCGCAGGCAGAAGCGGTTTCTCCATCAGCCGCTAAGGCTAAATCGGGGGAGTCCCCTCTCGTGCCAGCCAAGACAGGCACGGGAAGTACTGTTGGGCCAGTGGCTGGAGCCGTGCCGCTGACTTCATCGATGCCCGAGTCGACCGCCCCTGCCCCCTCCTCGTTGGGGAGCGATGGGCCATTGGGAGGGATTTCGCTCGAAGGGACCGGGACCACGGACGGACAGTTGGTGTTAGATCTTGAGGCAACAGAACTAAGTTGGGTCGTGGTCCAAATCGATGGTGGTAGTCCTCAAGAGGCCTTGCTCCGACCAGGTGAAAAGGGCAGATGGAAGGGGCAGGATCAGTTTATCCTGACGTTGGGTAACGCCGGAGGGGTGAAAGCCGAGCTCAATGGCAAGCCACAAAAACCATTCGGCCCGAGTGGTAAAGTCGCTCGCGATATCGTGGTCAAGCGCTAA
- the mutL gene encoding DNA mismatch repair endonuclease MutL: MPAASCTAKIQVLPDDVISRIAAGEVVERPAAVVKELLENSLDAGGLHITIDVKDGGLALIRVTDDGEGISRADLPRAFERHATSKLRSDRDLASVTTMGFRGEALPSIASVSHVLVTTSTRQDTVGAQLTLIAGAGSAILDAPAVPGTRIEVSNLFFNQPARKKFLKTTTTEFSHINHAVQLAGLAWPSVHFRLTHNGQEILNYPAVASDRDRILQVYRPAFLDRTIEVRGRAGGLSIRGVMVDPVHARSSKMPQELFVNRRPVRNATVFHAVMDGYGSFLPKGSHPTFVLFLDIEPDRLDVNVHPTKKEVRFADTESLHQLVRQSVRHALGGSERTATVGLAPTGLSEKAPEFVPTVGREASSFQSSRQAAPISGSTRDSRIPSNDAILRSGSIEGSQLAFAHEAVADYQRTEKPLIVPFGQIRRTYLVAQVGEELQVIDQHTAHERVLFQRLWRGWQSRNIPSQPLLIPELIELSATQSTLLLKRGDDLEKLGLLIEPFGATAVAIRGVPVGLGKVDMSALVEDLLDDVTEWDKVPSLDLRVQPVLASLACHGAVRAGRTMALPEIQQLIQDWVEEGLITTCPHGRRTAFRLSTDELAKLFGRVGWT, translated from the coding sequence ATGCCCGCGGCCAGTTGCACCGCCAAAATCCAGGTTCTTCCAGACGATGTGATCAGCCGCATCGCGGCCGGCGAGGTCGTCGAGCGCCCTGCCGCCGTCGTCAAAGAGTTGCTGGAGAATAGTCTCGATGCCGGCGGCCTGCATATCACGATCGATGTGAAAGATGGCGGGCTGGCCCTCATTCGTGTGACGGATGATGGAGAGGGCATCAGCCGTGCGGACCTTCCCCGTGCCTTCGAGCGGCATGCCACCAGCAAGCTCCGGTCAGATCGGGATCTGGCCTCGGTGACGACGATGGGTTTTCGCGGCGAGGCCCTTCCGAGCATCGCGTCCGTGTCTCACGTGCTGGTGACGACGTCGACCAGGCAGGATACGGTGGGCGCACAGCTCACCCTGATCGCAGGAGCGGGCAGCGCAATTCTCGATGCGCCTGCCGTGCCCGGCACCAGGATCGAAGTCTCCAACCTGTTTTTCAATCAACCGGCGAGAAAGAAGTTCCTCAAGACGACCACAACCGAGTTTTCCCATATCAATCATGCCGTGCAGCTTGCAGGTCTGGCCTGGCCGTCGGTGCATTTTCGTCTTACCCATAACGGCCAAGAGATCCTCAATTACCCCGCTGTGGCATCGGATCGGGATCGAATCCTCCAAGTCTATCGTCCGGCGTTTCTCGACCGAACCATTGAGGTGAGGGGCCGGGCAGGAGGCCTCTCGATTCGCGGCGTCATGGTCGATCCTGTTCATGCACGATCCTCGAAGATGCCGCAGGAATTGTTTGTGAACCGGCGTCCGGTCCGTAACGCAACCGTATTTCATGCGGTCATGGATGGGTATGGATCGTTTCTTCCCAAGGGATCACACCCGACGTTCGTCCTCTTTTTGGATATCGAGCCGGATCGACTGGATGTCAACGTGCATCCCACGAAGAAGGAAGTCCGTTTCGCTGACACAGAATCGCTCCATCAGTTGGTGCGCCAGTCCGTCCGTCATGCACTCGGCGGTTCCGAACGGACGGCCACGGTGGGTCTCGCGCCGACAGGGCTGTCGGAGAAGGCCCCGGAGTTCGTTCCCACGGTCGGGCGAGAGGCTTCCTCCTTTCAGAGCTCTCGTCAGGCCGCACCGATATCAGGTTCTACGCGGGATTCCAGAATTCCTTCGAATGACGCTATCCTCCGATCCGGCAGCATTGAGGGAAGTCAGTTGGCCTTTGCTCATGAGGCAGTTGCCGACTATCAGCGGACAGAGAAACCCCTCATCGTGCCGTTTGGACAAATTCGTCGGACCTATCTCGTGGCGCAGGTGGGTGAAGAACTCCAAGTGATCGATCAGCATACGGCGCACGAGCGTGTCCTCTTCCAACGGCTGTGGCGGGGCTGGCAAAGCCGGAACATCCCGTCGCAGCCGCTCTTGATTCCGGAGCTGATCGAGCTGTCAGCCACCCAGAGCACGTTGTTACTGAAGCGTGGTGATGACCTGGAGAAGCTCGGCCTCTTGATTGAGCCGTTTGGTGCCACGGCTGTGGCGATTCGCGGCGTGCCGGTTGGCCTTGGCAAGGTGGATATGTCGGCGTTGGTGGAGGATCTGCTTGACGATGTGACCGAATGGGACAAGGTTCCGTCGCTGGACTTGCGGGTACAGCCCGTGCTGGCGTCTCTTGCCTGCCATGGGGCGGTGCGAGCCGGACGAACCATGGCGCTTCCTGAAATTCAACAGCTGATTCAGGATTGGGTGGAGGAGGGCTTGATCACGACGTGCCCGCATGGGCGCCGCACCGCGTTTCGCCTTTCGACCGATGAACTCGCCAAGCTGTTCGGCCGGGTTGGATGGACATGA
- the miaA gene encoding tRNA (adenosine(37)-N6)-dimethylallyltransferase MiaA: protein MAIPTRVIHRLSDRHVRCKPVVVILGPTAVGKSRVAVEVAKAFETEVLTADSRQVYRGMDIGTDKPAQEERQAVPHRLIDLVNPDEPFNAGLYRGQAVDEIDRLYRDHRLPLVVGGTGLYVRTLLKGLCDAPLADPILRAALRQEAKEQGLDRLYARLIGVDPVAAARLHPRDESKVIRALEVYQLSGRRMSEFQQEHAFAERPFCSLIIGLNRDRDALYRRIEERIDWQLAHGLIEETTHLLSLGYQRDSSAMKGLGYRQVAEHLAGEYDTAEMVRRFKRDTRHFSKRQMTWFRKEPGVQWLTIEHSESVAHTAELVIGQVERFLLTLEGQA, encoded by the coding sequence ATGGCTATTCCGACTCGGGTGATACATCGTCTGTCCGACAGACATGTCCGTTGTAAGCCTGTGGTCGTGATTCTTGGACCGACTGCTGTTGGGAAGAGCCGTGTTGCGGTCGAGGTCGCGAAGGCGTTCGAAACCGAAGTGCTCACAGCAGATTCCCGGCAAGTCTATCGCGGGATGGATATCGGGACGGACAAGCCGGCCCAGGAGGAGCGCCAGGCGGTTCCTCACCGTCTGATCGATCTCGTCAATCCCGATGAACCGTTTAATGCAGGATTGTATCGCGGTCAGGCGGTCGATGAGATCGATCGTCTCTATCGGGATCACCGCCTTCCCCTGGTGGTGGGTGGCACAGGGCTCTACGTGCGGACCCTTCTCAAGGGCTTGTGCGATGCCCCACTGGCCGATCCAATTCTGCGGGCGGCCTTGAGGCAGGAGGCAAAGGAGCAGGGGCTCGATCGCCTCTACGCGCGACTCATAGGCGTTGACCCTGTGGCTGCGGCTCGGCTGCATCCACGCGATGAATCGAAAGTCATCCGTGCACTGGAGGTGTACCAGCTGTCTGGACGGCGCATGTCGGAGTTTCAGCAGGAGCATGCGTTTGCCGAGCGGCCATTTTGCTCGTTGATCATCGGCCTGAATCGTGACCGCGATGCGTTGTATCGGCGTATCGAGGAGCGAATCGATTGGCAACTGGCTCATGGTTTGATAGAAGAGACGACACACCTTCTCTCCCTGGGGTATCAGCGTGACAGCTCGGCCATGAAGGGCTTGGGGTATCGACAGGTGGCCGAGCACTTGGCCGGCGAGTACGATACGGCGGAGATGGTTCGTCGCTTCAAACGGGACACGAGACATTTTTCCAAGCGACAAATGACCTGGTTTCGAAAGGAGCCGGGAGTGCAGTGGCTGACGATCGAGCATTCGGAATCTGTCGCGCATACGGCTGAGTTGGTGATTGGGCAGGTCGAACGATTTCTTCTGACACTTGAGGGCCAGGCATGA